One Helianthus annuus cultivar XRQ/B chromosome 12, HanXRQr2.0-SUNRISE, whole genome shotgun sequence genomic region harbors:
- the LOC110895457 gene encoding 2-alkenal reductase (NADP(+)-dependent), with the protein MAEVFEGSPEVVMVRNKQVIFKDYVNGYPKESDMVVTSDATVRLELPKNEDGQVLLKNLYLSCDPYMRGRMSKRLEGSYTPPFTPGLPISGYGVARVLDSTHPKFNKGDLVSGITNWEEYSLIMNTESLIKVQQTDISLSYYTGILGMAGVTAYAGFYEICAPKKGDTVFVSAASGAVGQLVGQFAKLSGCYVVGSAGTKEKVDLLKNDFGFDEAFNYKEEQDLNIALKRYFPDGIDIYFENVGGKMLDAVLCNMRVHGRIAVCGMISQYNLNRPEGINNLMFLILKRIKMEGFLVVDYHHLYPKLFEMVLPLIREGKITYVEDTVEGLDNAPAALVGLFSGKNVGKQVVAIARE; encoded by the exons ATGGCGGAAGTGTTTGAGGGGTCTCCGGAGGTGGTGATGGTTAGAAACAAGCAGGTGATTTTCAAAGACTACGTGAATGGATACCCGAAAGAGTCCGACATGGTGGTAACTTCGGACGCCACTGTTCGATTAGAACTGCCAAAGAATGAAGATGGCCAAGTTTTGTTAAAGAATCTCTATTTGTCATGTGATCCGTATATGAGGGGTCGCATGAGCAAGAGGTTAGAAGGAAGTTACACTCCTCCTTTCACACCTGGTTTG CCTATATCCGGATATGGAGTTGCAAGAGTTTTGGATTCCACTCACCCCAAATTCAATAAAGGCGACTTGGTATCAGGAATAACCAATTGGGAAGAATATAGTTTGATCATGAATACTGAGTCGTTAATAAAGGTTCAACAAACGGATATTTCTCTTTCCTACTATACCGGAATTCTTG GTATGGCCGGCGTGACAGCTTATGCTGGTTTTTATGAGATTTGTGCGCCAAAGAAAGGAGACACAGTGTTTGTGTCAGCAGCATCTGGAGCCGTTGGTCAACTTGTTGGGCAATTTGCCAAACTATCTGGTTGTTACGTTGTTGGAAGTGCTGGAACAAAAGAAAAG GTTGATCTGCTTAAGAACGATTTCGGGTTTGACGAGGCATTTAACTACAAAGAAGAGCAAGATCTCAATATCGCTTTAAAGAG GTATTTTCCGGATGGTATTGATATTTACTTTGAAAACGTTGGTGGGAAGATGCTAGATGCAGTATTATGCAACATGAGGGTTCATGGTCGCATTGCTGTTTGCGGGATGATCTCACAATATAACCTTAATCGACCCGAAGGCATAAACAACCTTATGTTTCTAATCTTGAAACGTATAAAAATGGAAGGGTTCCTGGTTGTTGATTACCATCATTTGTATCCTAAGTTGTTTGAAATGGTTTTGCCTCTCATTCGAGAAGGAAAGATAACATATGTTGAGGACACAGTTGAAGGCCTTGATAATGCTCCAGCCGCACTCGTTGGCTTGTTTTCTGGCAAAAATGTCGGAAAACAAGTCGTTGCTATAGCTCGTGAATAA